Proteins encoded together in one Variovorax paradoxus EPS window:
- a CDS encoding LysR family transcriptional regulator, protein MDRLKQLESFVSVATRGSLTAAAKAEGVAPAIMGRRLDALEERLGVKLLVRTTRRITLTHEGSAFLEDCQRLLTEFQNAEASVSAGGVKASGHLRVTAPAGFGRRHVAPLVPRFHALHPEVTISLNLSDRVVDVTGESFDCAVRVGDLPDSSLVSVRLADNRRRCVATPDFLRRHGTPKHPGELSRFACLTLSSDASQTRGWAFRVTTEAGVEELIHLRPSGPLDCSDGQVLHDWCLAGHGIAWRSTWEVEAEIDAGLLVPVLDEFAAPPNGIYAVFAGAKHLPLRVRLWLDFLKDQYGQPEFWGRTA, encoded by the coding sequence ATGGACCGCCTGAAGCAACTCGAATCCTTCGTCTCGGTCGCGACCCGCGGCAGTCTCACGGCCGCGGCCAAGGCCGAGGGCGTGGCGCCCGCGATCATGGGACGCCGGCTCGATGCGCTGGAGGAGCGGCTGGGCGTGAAGCTCCTGGTGCGCACCACGCGGCGCATCACGCTCACGCACGAGGGCAGCGCCTTTCTCGAAGACTGCCAGCGGCTGCTCACCGAATTCCAGAACGCCGAGGCCAGCGTGAGCGCTGGCGGCGTCAAGGCCAGCGGGCATCTGCGGGTCACGGCGCCGGCCGGCTTCGGACGCCGACACGTGGCGCCGCTGGTGCCGCGCTTTCATGCGCTGCATCCGGAGGTGACGATCTCGCTCAACCTCAGCGACCGCGTGGTCGACGTGACCGGCGAGAGCTTCGACTGCGCGGTGCGCGTGGGCGACCTGCCCGATTCATCGCTCGTGAGCGTGCGCCTTGCCGACAACCGCCGCCGATGCGTGGCGACGCCCGATTTCCTGCGCCGCCACGGCACGCCGAAACACCCCGGCGAGCTGTCGCGCTTCGCCTGCCTCACGCTGTCGAGCGATGCCTCGCAGACGCGCGGCTGGGCCTTTCGCGTCACCACCGAGGCCGGCGTGGAAGAGCTGATCCACCTGCGCCCGAGCGGTCCGCTCGATTGCTCCGACGGCCAGGTGCTGCACGACTGGTGCCTGGCCGGCCACGGCATCGCCTGGCGCAGCACCTGGGAAGTCGAGGCCGAGATCGACGCGGGCCTCTTGGTGCCGGTGCTCGACGAATTCGCCGCGCCGCCCAACGGCATCTACGCAGTGTTCGCGGGCGCCAAGCACCTGCCGCTGCGGGTGCGACTGTGGCTTGATTTCCTCAAGGACCAGTACGGACAACCGGAATTCTGGGGACGAACGGCCTGA
- a CDS encoding DUF2214 family protein: MTLEAILAYVHLLAILTMVVFISSEAALCRVQWLNAAVVERLAKVDMVYGIAAIAVLATGIARTWWGVKGTAWYWTNPLLHVKLGLFIIVGVLSIFPTLTYFRWRKTLRSTGKLPVEADIKKTRKLVMVQAHLIALIPLVAVFLARGFGK, translated from the coding sequence ATGACCCTCGAAGCCATCCTCGCCTACGTGCACTTGCTCGCCATCCTCACGATGGTCGTGTTCATCTCCAGCGAGGCCGCCCTGTGCCGCGTGCAGTGGCTCAACGCCGCGGTCGTCGAGCGGCTCGCCAAGGTCGACATGGTCTACGGCATCGCCGCCATCGCGGTGCTCGCGACCGGCATCGCGCGCACCTGGTGGGGCGTGAAGGGCACGGCCTGGTACTGGACCAACCCGCTGCTGCACGTGAAGCTGGGGCTCTTCATCATCGTGGGCGTGCTGTCGATCTTTCCGACGCTCACCTATTTCCGCTGGCGCAAGACGCTGCGTTCCACCGGCAAGCTGCCGGTCGAGGCCGACATCAAGAAGACGCGCAAGCTGGTGATGGTGCAGGCCCACCTGATCGCGCTGATCCCGCTGGTCGCCGTGTTCCTGGCGCGCGGCTTCGGCAAGTAA
- the argS gene encoding arginine--tRNA ligase produces the protein MLLVKQELLAALANTLESLSPGAGAKAAFESPKVAAHGDFASTAAMQLAKPLAKKPRELAEQLSAALLATPAFGQWVEAIEIAGPGFLNIRLKTAAKQQIVREVLAAGNTFGQQPATGEKVLVEFVSANPTGPLHVGHGRQAALGDAICNLRASQGDSVWREFYYNDAGVQIQTLANSTQLRARGFKPGDPEWPSGEKAPAYNGDYIADIAEDFKAKKTVKSDDREYTASGDIDDIDSIREFAVAYLRREQDLDLQAFRVRFDNYYLESSLYTSGRVEAAVGKLVAAGKTYEEDGALWLKSTDYGDDKDRVMKKKDGTYTYFVPDVAYHIAKWERGFHKVVNIQGTDHHGTIARVRAGLQAAGEGIPEGYPDYVLHTMVRVMKGGEEVKISKRAGSYVTLRDLIEWTSTDAVRFFLLSRKPDTEYTFDVDLAVTKNNDNPVYYVQYAHARICSVLAGWGGDAATLKDVDLSPLKSPAAQALMLLLAKYPAMLTAASKDFAPHDVTFYLRELAASYHSYYDAERILVDDEKVKLARLALVAATAQVLHNGLAILGVSAPNKM, from the coding sequence ATGCTATTGGTCAAACAGGAGCTGCTCGCGGCGCTCGCGAACACGCTCGAATCCCTCTCCCCCGGCGCTGGCGCCAAAGCCGCGTTCGAATCGCCCAAGGTGGCGGCGCATGGCGATTTCGCTAGCACCGCCGCCATGCAGCTCGCCAAACCGCTCGCGAAGAAGCCCCGCGAACTGGCCGAGCAACTGAGCGCTGCGCTGCTCGCCACCCCCGCTTTCGGCCAATGGGTCGAAGCCATCGAGATCGCCGGCCCCGGCTTCCTCAACATCCGCCTGAAGACCGCCGCCAAGCAGCAGATCGTGCGCGAAGTGCTGGCCGCAGGTAACACTTTTGGCCAGCAGCCCGCCACCGGCGAGAAGGTGCTGGTCGAATTCGTCTCGGCCAACCCGACCGGCCCGCTGCATGTGGGCCACGGCCGCCAGGCAGCACTGGGCGACGCCATCTGCAACCTGCGCGCCTCGCAGGGCGACAGCGTCTGGCGCGAGTTCTATTACAACGACGCCGGCGTGCAGATCCAGACGCTGGCCAACAGCACGCAGCTGCGCGCCCGCGGCTTCAAGCCGGGCGACCCGGAATGGCCGAGCGGCGAAAAGGCACCCGCCTACAACGGCGACTACATCGCCGACATCGCCGAGGACTTCAAGGCCAAGAAAACCGTCAAGTCGGACGACCGCGAATACACCGCGAGCGGCGACATCGACGACATCGATTCCATCCGCGAATTCGCCGTGGCGTACCTGCGCCGCGAACAGGACCTGGACCTGCAGGCCTTCCGCGTGCGCTTCGACAACTACTACCTCGAGTCCAGCCTCTACACCAGCGGCCGCGTCGAAGCCGCCGTGGGCAAGCTCGTGGCCGCCGGCAAGACCTACGAGGAAGACGGCGCGCTCTGGCTCAAGTCGACCGACTACGGCGACGACAAAGACCGTGTGATGAAGAAGAAGGACGGCACGTACACGTACTTCGTGCCCGACGTCGCCTATCACATTGCCAAGTGGGAGCGGGGTTTCCACAAGGTCGTGAACATCCAGGGCACCGACCACCACGGCACGATCGCGCGGGTGCGCGCCGGGCTGCAGGCGGCGGGCGAGGGCATTCCCGAGGGCTATCCCGACTACGTGCTGCACACGATGGTGCGCGTGATGAAGGGCGGCGAAGAGGTCAAGATCAGCAAGCGCGCCGGCAGCTACGTGACGCTGCGCGACCTGATCGAGTGGACCAGCACCGATGCCGTGCGCTTCTTCCTCCTGAGCCGCAAGCCCGACACCGAATACACCTTCGACGTCGACCTCGCGGTGACCAAGAACAACGACAACCCGGTGTACTACGTGCAGTACGCGCATGCGCGCATCTGCTCGGTGTTGGCCGGCTGGGGCGGCGACGCCGCCACGCTGAAGGATGTGGACCTGTCGCCGCTCAAGAGCCCGGCAGCGCAGGCGCTCATGCTGCTTTTGGCCAAGTACCCGGCCATGCTCACCGCCGCGTCGAAGGATTTCGCCCCGCACGACGTCACTTTCTACCTGCGCGAATTGGCCGCTAGTTACCACAGCTATTACGACGCCGAGCGCATTCTGGTGGACGACGAAAAGGTCAAGCTGGCCCGCCTGGCGCTGGTCGCCGCGACCGCGCAGGTGCTGCACAATGGCCTCGCGATTCTCGGCGTCAGTGCGCCGAACAAGATGTGA
- a CDS encoding thiol:disulfide interchange protein DsbA/DsbL: protein MKRRDFSLAATSLGLLSLAANPAHAQARMPKAGSEYLVLDKRVPVDAPAGKVEVVEFFSYNCPHCNDFEPALEAWAKTAPKEVAFRRIPVPFVGNDVEAKQRLYYALEAMGKVDEFQPKVFNAIHKQRQNVNGDANIIAWVAANGIDGTKFKEVFTSFGVASKAKRASQMTDAYKVAGVPAMAVAGRWYVDGETAGNMTNVLQVVNFLVGEAKKG from the coding sequence ATGAAACGTCGTGACTTTTCGCTGGCCGCCACTTCGCTCGGGCTGCTTTCGCTGGCCGCCAATCCGGCCCACGCCCAGGCGCGCATGCCCAAGGCCGGCTCCGAGTACCTTGTGCTCGACAAGCGCGTGCCTGTCGATGCACCGGCCGGCAAGGTCGAGGTGGTCGAGTTCTTCTCGTACAACTGCCCTCATTGCAACGACTTCGAGCCCGCGCTCGAAGCCTGGGCCAAGACGGCACCCAAGGAAGTCGCCTTCCGCCGCATCCCGGTGCCTTTCGTGGGCAACGACGTCGAAGCCAAGCAGCGCCTGTACTACGCGCTCGAGGCGATGGGCAAGGTCGACGAATTCCAGCCGAAGGTCTTCAACGCGATCCACAAGCAGCGCCAGAACGTGAATGGCGATGCCAACATCATTGCCTGGGTCGCTGCCAACGGTATCGACGGCACCAAGTTCAAGGAAGTCTTCACCTCGTTCGGCGTGGCCAGCAAGGCCAAGCGCGCCTCGCAGATGACCGACGCCTACAAGGTGGCTGGCGTCCCGGCGATGGCCGTGGCCGGCCGCTGGTACGTGGATGGCGAGACCGCCGGCAACATGACCAACGTGCTGCAAGTGGTCAACTTCCTGGTCGGCGAAGCAAAGAAGGGCTGA
- the lptA gene encoding lipopolysaccharide transport periplasmic protein LptA, whose product MTLPSYPNNTPLVRRIGRLAIGALLLAGLASGVLAETADRSKPMNIESDAMRYDDLKQTSVFTGNVLVTKGTIIIRGARLDVRQDAEGYQYGVVTAAPGKRAYYKQKRNAPDEWIEGESEVIEYDSRADNVKFIRNATMRRLLGATPNDESQGALIVYDQSNDTYTVNGSTVPPNTAVNASTPTGRVKTILTPKAATAPKPGASAPAGAKPAAPASTPAPGTGLRSTTTLSGEGEGRK is encoded by the coding sequence ATGACATTGCCCTCCTACCCAAACAACACCCCCCTCGTTCGTCGCATCGGCCGCCTGGCCATCGGCGCGCTGTTGCTGGCCGGCCTCGCCTCGGGCGTCCTGGCCGAGACCGCCGACCGCAGCAAGCCGATGAACATCGAGTCGGACGCCATGCGCTACGACGACCTGAAGCAGACCAGCGTGTTCACCGGCAACGTGCTCGTCACGAAGGGCACGATCATCATCCGCGGCGCGCGCCTCGATGTGCGCCAGGATGCCGAGGGCTACCAGTACGGCGTGGTCACCGCGGCACCCGGCAAGCGCGCTTACTACAAGCAGAAGCGCAATGCGCCCGACGAGTGGATCGAGGGCGAATCCGAAGTCATCGAATACGACAGCCGCGCCGACAACGTCAAGTTCATCCGCAACGCCACCATGCGCCGGCTGCTCGGCGCCACGCCGAACGACGAAAGCCAGGGCGCGCTGATCGTCTACGACCAGAGCAACGACACCTACACCGTCAACGGTTCGACCGTGCCGCCGAACACCGCGGTGAACGCATCGACCCCCACCGGCCGCGTCAAGACCATCCTCACGCCCAAGGCCGCCACCGCGCCGAAGCCCGGCGCCTCGGCACCGGCCGGCGCGAAGCCCGCGGCACCGGCTTCCACCCCCGCGCCCGGCACCGGCCTGCGCTCGACCACCACGCTGAGTGGAGAGGGAGAAGGGCGCAAGTGA
- a CDS encoding CaiB/BaiF CoA transferase family protein encodes MSEANPPPSLPYAGIRVVEFTHMVMGPTCGLLLADLGAEVIKVEPIEGDNTRRLLGSGSGFFPTFNRNKKSIALDLKKPEGVEAALRLIATADIVSENFKPGTMKKLGLDYDTLAKLNPRLIYVSHKGFLPGPYDHRTALDEVVQMMGGLAYMTGRSGDPLRAGTSVNDIMGGMFGAIGAMAALRQRDATGKGCEVQAALFENNVFLVAQHMMQFAATGKAADPMPSRISAWAVYDVFTVKDGEQIFLAAVSDKQWAIFCKAFGLEDMLADPRLKTNNDRVRARDWMMPILRSHLADRSAAELAAVFEQNELPFAPITKPEELFDDPHLNATGGLAPVRMNDGHMAKVPLAPFTLGGQRPGIRLQPPRIGEHGDELLREVGYSEPEIAALRAVGATSGG; translated from the coding sequence ATGTCTGAAGCCAATCCACCGCCCTCCCTTCCCTACGCTGGCATCCGCGTCGTCGAGTTCACCCACATGGTCATGGGCCCGACCTGCGGGCTGCTGCTGGCCGATCTCGGCGCCGAAGTCATCAAGGTCGAGCCCATCGAGGGCGACAACACGCGCCGCCTGCTCGGCTCGGGTTCGGGCTTTTTCCCGACCTTCAACCGCAACAAGAAGAGCATCGCGCTCGACCTGAAGAAGCCCGAAGGCGTCGAAGCCGCGCTGCGCCTGATCGCCACCGCCGACATCGTGAGCGAGAACTTCAAGCCCGGCACGATGAAGAAGCTGGGGCTCGACTACGACACGCTCGCCAAGCTCAACCCGCGCCTCATCTACGTGAGCCACAAGGGCTTCCTGCCCGGCCCCTACGACCACCGCACGGCGCTGGACGAAGTGGTGCAGATGATGGGCGGCCTCGCCTACATGACCGGCCGCTCGGGCGACCCGCTGCGCGCGGGCACCAGCGTGAACGACATCATGGGCGGCATGTTCGGCGCCATCGGCGCGATGGCCGCGTTGCGCCAGCGCGATGCGACCGGCAAGGGCTGCGAGGTGCAGGCGGCGCTGTTCGAGAACAACGTGTTCCTCGTCGCGCAGCACATGATGCAGTTCGCCGCCACCGGCAAGGCGGCCGACCCGATGCCCAGCCGCATCTCGGCCTGGGCGGTGTACGACGTCTTCACCGTGAAGGACGGCGAGCAGATCTTCCTGGCGGCCGTCAGCGACAAGCAGTGGGCCATCTTCTGCAAGGCCTTCGGCCTGGAAGACATGCTGGCCGACCCGCGCCTGAAGACCAACAACGACCGCGTGCGCGCGCGCGACTGGATGATGCCGATCCTGCGCTCGCACCTGGCCGACCGCAGCGCGGCCGAACTCGCAGCGGTGTTCGAGCAGAACGAGTTGCCCTTCGCGCCGATCACCAAGCCAGAGGAGCTGTTCGATGATCCGCACCTGAACGCCACCGGCGGCCTCGCGCCCGTGCGCATGAACGACGGCCACATGGCGAAGGTGCCGCTCGCGCCCTTCACGCTCGGCGGCCAGCGCCCCGGCATCCGCCTGCAGCCGCCGCGCATCGGCGAGCACGGCGACGAGTTGCTGAGGGAAGTGGGCTACAGCGAGCCGGAAATCGCCGCGCTTCGCGCCGTTGGCGCAACCTCCGGCGGCTGA
- a CDS encoding SPOR domain-containing protein produces the protein MKKTTRQRGNIVIGLIIGLVIGLGVALGIAVYVTKVPIPFVNKTQKGGAEQDEAEARKNRDWDPNAPLAGKAGAAKPTPPAATGPVNPVTGEPATSTTAVAPGTPPPATAPVPVVVAPKPTRAVPVPAEANALPASNDPLGDLARARAGTGSGSTTVASAVPSSNANNSAAASSGADPFMYFVQAGAFRTTDDAEAQRAKLSLMGVEARVTEREQAGRTVYRVRAGPFNKKDDADRLKERLDGGGLESALVRVQR, from the coding sequence ATGAAGAAGACAACCAGACAACGCGGCAACATCGTCATCGGCCTGATCATCGGGCTGGTGATCGGCCTGGGCGTGGCGCTGGGCATCGCGGTCTACGTGACCAAGGTGCCGATCCCGTTCGTGAACAAGACGCAAAAGGGCGGCGCCGAGCAGGACGAAGCCGAGGCCCGCAAGAACCGCGACTGGGACCCCAACGCGCCGCTGGCCGGCAAGGCCGGCGCCGCCAAGCCGACGCCGCCGGCCGCCACCGGTCCGGTCAACCCGGTCACCGGCGAACCCGCCACCAGCACCACCGCCGTCGCACCCGGCACGCCGCCCCCGGCCACCGCACCGGTGCCCGTGGTGGTTGCGCCCAAGCCGACGCGTGCGGTGCCCGTGCCGGCCGAAGCCAATGCGCTGCCGGCGTCGAACGATCCACTGGGCGACCTGGCCCGTGCCCGCGCGGGCACCGGCTCGGGCAGCACGACCGTGGCATCCGCCGTGCCGAGCAGCAACGCCAACAACAGCGCCGCGGCGTCTTCCGGCGCCGATCCGTTCATGTACTTCGTGCAGGCCGGCGCCTTCCGCACCACCGACGACGCCGAGGCGCAGCGCGCCAAGTTGTCGCTGATGGGCGTCGAGGCCCGGGTCACCGAGCGCGAGCAGGCTGGCCGCACGGTCTACCGCGTGCGCGCCGGTCCGTTCAACAAGAAGGACGATGCCGACCGCCTCAAGGAGCGGCTCGATGGCGGCGGCCTCGAATCGGCCCTGGTCCGCGTGCAGCGCTGA
- the lptB gene encoding LPS export ABC transporter ATP-binding protein, giving the protein MIETAGIQEANTVPGSRLVARGLQKSYGSRTVVKDVSLDVQKGEVVGLLGPNGAGKTTSFYMIVGLVRADAGEITIDGEPIAHMPIHRRARMGLSYLPQEASIFRKLTVEENVRAVLELQREPDENGKVVALSKKHIEERLSELLTDLRVDHLRDSPALALSGGERRRVEIARALATQPRFILLDEPFAGIDPIAVIEIQRIISFLKERGIGVLITDHNVRETLGICDHAFIISDGHVLAQGTPSEIVDNAEVRRVYLGEHFRM; this is encoded by the coding sequence GTGATCGAAACCGCCGGAATCCAGGAAGCCAACACCGTCCCGGGCAGCCGCTTGGTCGCACGCGGCCTGCAGAAAAGCTATGGCAGCCGCACCGTCGTGAAGGACGTCTCGCTCGACGTGCAGAAGGGCGAAGTCGTCGGCCTGCTCGGCCCCAACGGTGCCGGCAAGACCACATCGTTCTACATGATCGTCGGGCTGGTGCGCGCCGATGCGGGCGAGATCACCATCGATGGCGAGCCGATCGCCCACATGCCGATCCACCGCCGCGCGCGCATGGGCCTGAGCTACCTGCCGCAGGAAGCGTCGATCTTCCGCAAGCTCACGGTCGAGGAAAACGTGCGCGCCGTGCTCGAGCTGCAGCGCGAACCCGACGAGAACGGCAAGGTGGTGGCGCTGTCGAAGAAGCACATCGAGGAGCGCCTGTCCGAACTGCTGACCGACCTGCGTGTCGATCACCTGCGCGATTCGCCCGCGCTCGCGTTGTCGGGCGGCGAACGCCGCCGCGTCGAAATTGCGCGCGCGCTGGCAACCCAGCCGCGCTTCATCCTGCTGGACGAGCCCTTCGCCGGCATCGACCCGATCGCGGTGATCGAGATCCAGCGGATCATCAGTTTCCTGAAGGAACGTGGCATCGGCGTGCTCATCACCGACCACAACGTGCGTGAAACGCTGGGCATCTGCGATCACGCTTTCATCATCAGCGACGGGCACGTGCTGGCACAAGGCACACCCTCGGAGATCGTCGACAACGCCGAGGTACGCAGGGTGTACCTGGGCGAACACTTCCGCATGTAA
- the rpoN gene encoding RNA polymerase factor sigma-54 has translation MKQGLSLRVSQHLALTPQLQQSIRLLQLSTLELSQEVEQMLDENPFLERTAEEAAREEFGLDAVDTPVPRDDGGETGEGDFAPVSTSSATTTTETSSTPDSDGPAAEITEREPDWEGDGTVDMAPDDSEWGSDAPARQNNLGDDERADATELARSQESLQSFLHRQALSLRLNENDSAALRFLIESLNDDGYLEDSLPALASGLAGDDNDQFDDLVHHFQVALGLLQSLEPAGVGARDLGECLGIQLRALASEDETEDEELIRKTAIAICKQPMELLARRDFKRLATLTRTNEELVRSALQIIARLEPKPGRRFVDVERNIVIPDVIVTKTGRGTNIKFRVMLNPEVMPRLRVHDIYAGALKSHKGEGSQALSQRLQEARWFIKNIQQRFDTILRVSNAIVERQKSYFVHGELAMRPLVLREIADELGLHESTISRVTTAKYMSTPFGTVELKYFFGSALGTETGGNASSTAVRALIKQFVSSESIKKPLSDSQISEMLKEQGIECARRTVAKYREALRIAPANLRKAL, from the coding sequence ATGAAGCAAGGGCTGTCCCTTCGCGTCTCGCAGCATCTGGCGCTCACGCCACAACTGCAGCAGTCGATCCGGCTGCTGCAGCTCTCCACGCTCGAACTGAGCCAGGAGGTCGAGCAGATGCTGGACGAGAACCCGTTCCTCGAGCGCACCGCTGAAGAAGCGGCGCGCGAGGAATTCGGGCTCGATGCCGTCGACACGCCGGTGCCGCGCGACGACGGCGGTGAAACCGGCGAAGGCGATTTCGCCCCGGTCTCGACCAGCAGTGCGACGACCACGACCGAGACCTCCTCCACGCCCGACTCCGACGGCCCTGCCGCCGAGATCACCGAGCGCGAGCCCGACTGGGAAGGCGACGGCACCGTCGACATGGCGCCCGACGACAGCGAGTGGGGCAGCGACGCCCCCGCGCGCCAGAACAACCTGGGCGACGACGAACGCGCCGACGCCACCGAACTTGCGCGCAGCCAGGAGTCGCTGCAGTCGTTCCTGCACCGCCAGGCGCTGAGCCTGCGCCTGAACGAGAACGACAGCGCTGCGCTGCGCTTCCTCATCGAGTCGCTCAACGACGACGGCTACCTCGAAGACTCGCTCCCCGCGCTGGCCTCGGGCCTCGCGGGCGACGACAACGACCAGTTCGACGACCTCGTGCATCACTTCCAGGTGGCACTCGGGCTGCTGCAGAGCCTGGAGCCTGCCGGCGTCGGTGCGCGCGACCTGGGCGAATGCCTGGGCATCCAGCTGCGCGCGCTCGCCAGCGAAGACGAGACCGAGGACGAAGAACTCATCCGCAAGACCGCCATCGCGATCTGCAAGCAGCCGATGGAGCTGCTCGCGCGGCGCGACTTCAAGCGCCTGGCCACGCTCACGCGAACCAACGAAGAACTGGTGCGCTCGGCGCTGCAGATCATTGCGCGACTGGAGCCCAAGCCGGGCCGGCGCTTCGTCGACGTCGAGCGCAACATCGTCATTCCCGACGTGATCGTCACCAAGACGGGCCGCGGCACCAACATCAAGTTCCGCGTCATGCTGAACCCCGAGGTGATGCCGCGCCTGCGCGTGCACGACATCTACGCGGGCGCGCTCAAGTCGCACAAGGGCGAGGGCAGCCAGGCGCTCTCGCAGCGGCTGCAGGAGGCGCGCTGGTTCATCAAGAACATCCAGCAGCGCTTCGACACCATCCTGCGCGTGAGCAACGCCATCGTCGAGCGCCAGAAGAGCTACTTCGTGCACGGCGAGCTCGCGATGCGCCCGCTGGTGCTGCGCGAGATCGCCGACGAGCTGGGCCTGCACGAATCGACCATCTCGCGCGTGACCACCGCCAAGTACATGTCCACGCCGTTCGGCACGGTCGAACTCAAGTACTTCTTCGGCTCGGCGCTCGGCACCGAGACCGGCGGCAACGCATCGAGCACCGCGGTGCGCGCGCTCATCAAGCAGTTCGTGAGCTCCGAGAGCATCAAGAAGCCGCTGTCGGACAGCCAGATCTCCGAGATGCTGAAGGAGCAGGGCATCGAGTGCGCGCGCCGCACCGTGGCCAAGTACCGCGAGGCGCTGCGCATCGCGCCCGCCAACCTTCGCAAAGCCCTTTAG